The Candidatus Eremiobacteraceae bacterium DNA segment GTCATTGCCGCTGACGTTTGCCGTGAGCGGCGCGTTGGTGGTCGCGGCCGCTGCATTACTCGCGTTGCGCAGCGACGTGCGCGCGCTGGCGTGAAGCCCGGCGAAAAGATTTACTGCGGATAGCTCTCCAGCGTCTTTTTGACCGAGCTGAGGAAGCGCGAGGCCACTGCACCGTCAAGCACCCGGTGATCCAGACACAGACATAGATTCATGATGGAGCGGATCGCGATCGCATCGTTGACCACCCAGGGACGCTTCACGACTGCTTCCATAGTGATGATCGCGGCTTGCGGCGGATTGATAATCGGAACCGAAGCGACATTGCCGAGCGCGCCGGTGTTGTCGACCGTGATGGTGCCATCGGTGAGATCGGGCATGGTGAGCCGGCGCCGCCGCGCTTTGTCGACGAGTTCGGCGATGGATTGCGCAAGACCGGCTAGGCTCAAGCGGTCCGCGTCGCGCACGACCGGAACGACCAGTCCCTCTTCGACGTCGATCGCGATGCCGACGTTGATATGCTTGCGTTGGATGACATGATCGCCGCCCCACGCGCTGTTGACCAGCGGATTTTCTTTCAACGCACGGCAGACGGCTTGCACGACGATGGGCAAGTATGTGAGATTGACGCCTTCGTGCGCCTTGAAGGCGGCCTTCTCGCGGTCGCGCCAGCGTGAAAGTTCGGTGACGTCGGCCTCCATCATGCACCACGCGTGCGGGATGGTGGTGGCGGCTTGCGTCATGCGCTCAGCGATGGTCTTGCGCATCTGCGAGAGGCGGATGATGGTGTCGTCGTCGCCGGCGTGCGCGAGAACGGGGGCATGCGCCGCGGACGGCGGGGCTGCCGTCCGGGCTTGGCTCGATCCAGCGGATGCGGCGGTTGCTTGCGCTACTTGTGCTGCCGGCGAGAACCTCGTGGCCACGCCGCTTTCAACCGCCTTTACGACATCTCGTGCGGTGATGCGGCCGGCGCGCCCAGTTCCCGCAACTCCGCCAAGATCCAGTTGATGCTCGCGCGCGAGCTTGCGCACTGCCGGAGAATAGCGGGCGCCGTTAGCCTGCGCGGGCGGCGCGGCCGTTCGAGAATTGCCGGGCGAGCTTGCGCTCGGCGCTGCCGAAGCTACATGGCTTGCCGCTGCTGCGGCCGGAGCACTTGTCGCGGCCGCCGGCGCTGCCGTTCCCGCTTCGATGATTTCGCATACCGTGGCGCCCACCGGCACGGTCTCGCCCTCTTGGACGAGAATCTCTCCGACGGTACCGCCGAACGGTGAGGGGATCTCCGACGCGACCTTATCGGTCTCGACTTCGAGCAGCGGCTCGTATTTGGCGATGGCTTCGCCCGTTTTCTTGAGCCAGCGTCCGACTGTGCCCTCGGTGACGGTCTCACCGAGTTGCGGCATGGTGACTTTTGCCAATGATGCGACCCTCTAGAACGCCGCGAGATCGCGCAACGCCGCAGCGATGCGCTCGGGGCTCGGCATGAATGCTTCTTCGTAGACCTTAGAGTAGCCCATCGCCGGCACGTCGGGCCCGCAGAGGCGGCGGACCGGCGCATCGAGTTCGAACAACGCTTCCTCGGCGATG contains these protein-coding regions:
- a CDS encoding dihydrolipoamide acetyltransferase family protein → MAKVTMPQLGETVTEGTVGRWLKKTGEAIAKYEPLLEVETDKVASEIPSPFGGTVGEILVQEGETVPVGATVCEIIEAGTAAPAAATSAPAAAAASHVASAAPSASSPGNSRTAAPPAQANGARYSPAVRKLAREHQLDLGGVAGTGRAGRITARDVVKAVESGVATRFSPAAQVAQATAASAGSSQARTAAPPSAAHAPVLAHAGDDDTIIRLSQMRKTIAERMTQAATTIPHAWCMMEADVTELSRWRDREKAAFKAHEGVNLTYLPIVVQAVCRALKENPLVNSAWGGDHVIQRKHINVGIAIDVEEGLVVPVVRDADRLSLAGLAQSIAELVDKARRRRLTMPDLTDGTITVDNTGALGNVASVPIINPPQAAIITMEAVVKRPWVVNDAIAIRSIMNLCLCLDHRVLDGAVASRFLSSVKKTLESYPQ